Sequence from the Thermococcus sp. genome:
TTCATCGTTCCCTTACTTGTGTCGGCGACCATTCCAAAGAGCTCCTGCCAAGCGAACCTTCCAAGCCTCGTTGCGGTGTCGAGGGAGGTCAGAGTGAAGGCTGAAACCCAAAGAGTCGCGAAGGTCTTTCCGAAGGTCTCGCTGACACCGTAGAACTCGCTGACGCCCTTAGCGTAGCCTCCGATAAAGGCTCCAAGACCACCCTTTTCAATGTAGTGGAGTCCCCACTGGTTGGGCTGGAGACCTGTGAGTTGAACGCCGTAGACAGCTATGGCTGTAATGACGATAGTAGAAAGGAAGCCCTCGGTGAACATTCCACCGTAGCCGACGAGCAGGCCATGTATCTCGTTGTCAAGTTGCTTGGATGAGGTTCCTGAACCGACCAAGGAGTGGAAGCCACTCAAAGAGCCACATGCTATTATGAGCGGTATGGTCGGCCAGAATGGAGACGGCACAGCTTTTGGTCCGCTGCTGGTGATTCCCTTGACGACGTAAGCGCTCCACGTGGTGTAAGCAGGTGCCGTGAAGTTCTTAGCTAAGAGTATGAATGCAATCCCCCCAAAGAGCAGTCCGAACCACAGGATGTAGGCGTTGAGGTAGTCCCTAGGCTGAAGAAGTATCCAGACTGGGAGGGAAGCCGCAATGATGATATACACCATGAGGATTATGTTCCAGTAGTGGTAGGCCGTCGTGTAAGCGGCACTCCCGGCCTTTTCCTGACCCTGAACGAAGATGAGTGGGTACTTGAGACCGAGCCATACTGCTATTACTAACAGGATAATTCCTATTAGCGTTGCAAGCTTGAACTCCATCCTCATCTTGTAGAGCAACCATCCGAGTATTATTGCCACTACAAGAAAGAGCAGTGTTGCCGTTGCCGCTTGGGGAGTTATAGTCAACAGCTTCGCCGTAACCGCAACAAACGCAGCTACAACCAGCAAG
This genomic interval carries:
- a CDS encoding carbon starvation protein A, yielding MNSAVVVLIAAAIYVGMYFTYGKALQNKVVRADPNRPTPAHRLYDGVDYVPAHPLVLYGHHFASIAGAGPIVGPAIAMAWGWLPGLLWVWFGNVFIGAVHDYLALMSSVRYDGKSIQWIAGKLMGKRTGIAFELYIWFALLLVVAAFVAVTAKLLTITPQAATATLLFLVVAIILGWLLYKMRMEFKLATLIGIILLVIAVWLGLKYPLIFVQGQEKAGSAAYTTAYHYWNIILMVYIIIAASLPVWILLQPRDYLNAYILWFGLLFGGIAFILLAKNFTAPAYTTWSAYVVKGITSSGPKAVPSPFWPTIPLIIACGSLSGFHSLVGSGTSSKQLDNEIHGLLVGYGGMFTEGFLSTIVITAIAVYGVQLTGLQPNQWGLHYIEKGGLGAFIGGYAKGVSEFYGVSETFGKTFATLWVSAFTLTSLDTATRLGRFAWQELFGMVADTSKGTMKLITNKWVASIIIAGLGTYLAWGAGYKVIWPAFSAMNQMLASIALMTAALWVAKVQRAGSWSWAVLIPALFLWITVTAAMIWYLIYVPMVGEYLIAVKGAIVISLLLNFLLAWDFWIAWKRPEEEYAASAA